A DNA window from Camelina sativa cultivar DH55 chromosome 17, Cs, whole genome shotgun sequence contains the following coding sequences:
- the LOC104758327 gene encoding putative disease resistance protein At1g50180 isoform X1, giving the protein MAEAVVSVTVQKLGELLLEEPLLLFGIGDQVKQLQDELKRLKCFLKDADEKQQKSERVRNWVAGIREASYDAEDILEAFFLKAESRKQKGMTRVLRRLACILNEAVSLHSVGSEIREITSRLSKITTSMLNYGIKEAMGREGLSLSDSQREQRQSFPYVVEHNLVGLEQSLEKLVNDLVSGSEKLRVTSICGMGGLGKTTLAKQIFHHHRVRRHFDRFAWVYVSQDCRRRHVWQEIFLNLSYKDENQRILNLRDEQLGEELHRFLKRNKCLIVLDDIWGKDAWDCLKHVFPHETGKIIVMFKYNSSFIILVIFICYTVGSEIILTTRNKEVALYADPRGVLHEPQLLSYEESCELLEKISLSGRENIEPMLITKLEAIGKQMVVRCGGLPLEITVLGGLLATKSTLNEWQRVHENIKSYVSNGGSGSGSKSMLVADVLCLSYEYLPSHLKQCFLYFAHYPENYEVHVETLVSYWIAEEMVMPVKHTEDGTTVEDIGQDYLEELVRRSMVMVGRRDIVTSEVMTCRMHDLMREVCLNKAEQESFVQVIDSRDPDEAEGFPSLSTNTSRRIAVQLHGGAEEHRIKRLSQVNYINPRFRSLVYIMKKQGNSWALLGKVSFRKMKHLRVLDLEGAQIEGGKLPDDVGDLIHLRNLSLRLTNVKELTSSIGNLKLMITLDLFVKGKLCIPNVIWKLQRLRHLCMPSDLDPKTKLDLSTLRNLQQLWDFPVGQCNPRDLLAMTSLRRLSINLSSQNTDFEAVSSLSTVLKRLRGLTINVPCEPLLPPVDVTQLVSAFTNLSELELFLRLEKLPGEQSFSPDVGALRLWQCGLVDDPFQVLERLPNLKILQLFEGSFVGSKLYCSKNGFPHLHSLTLSQLENLEEWTVEDGAMMRLVSIELKSCKKLKSVPEATRFLKNLQEVEIGNMTKTFKDKLISGGEDFYKVQHVPSVVFEYCDL; this is encoded by the exons ATGGCAGAAGCTGTTGTTTCTGTTACAGTGCAGAAGCTAGGAGAGTTGCTCTTGGAAGAACCGTTGCTCTTGTTCGGTATAGGTGACCAAGTGAAGCAGCTGCAAGACGAATTGAAGCGTTTGAAGTGTTTCTTGAAAGATGCAGATGAAAAGCAGCAAAAAAGTGAGAGAGTACGTAACTGGGTTGCAGGCATTAGAGAAGCTTCTTATGATGCAGAGGATATACTCGAGGCGTTTTTCCTCAAAGCAGAATCAAGGAAACAAAAAGGGATGACAAGGGTGCTTAGGAGGCTTGCGTGCATATTGAACGAGGCGGTTTCACTTCATAGTGTTGGCTCAGAGATTAGAGAGATCACCTCCAGGCTTTCTAAGATAACAACAAGCATGCTAAATTACGGTATAAAAGAAGCTATGGGCAGAGAAGGTTTGAGTTTATCTGATAGTCAAAGAGAACAAAGACAGTCGTTTCCATATGTTGTTGAGCATAATCTTGTCGGGTTAGAGCAGAGTCTTGAGAAGTTAGTGAACGATTTAGTTTCCGGAAGTGAGAAACTAAGAGTCACGTCCATATGTGGAATGGGTGGTTTGGGGAAAACGACTTTGGCCAAACAGATTTTTCATCACCACAGAGTGAGGCGTCATTTCGATAGGTTTGCTTGGGTATATGTTTCTCAAGACTGTAGACGGAGACATGTTTGGCAAGAGATTTTTCTGAATCTCAGCTACAAGGATGAGAATCAGCGGATACTCAACTTGAGGGATGAACAGCTTGGAGAGGAGTTGCATCGGTTCTTAAAAAGGAATAAATGCCTCATTGTGCTTGATGATATATGGGGAAAAGATGCTTGGGATTGTCTAAAACACGTCTTTCCACATGAAACAGGTAAAATAATAGTAATGTTCAAATACAACTCAAGTTTTATAATCCTTGTCATTTTTATATGCTATACTGTAGGAAGCGAAATAATACTCACCACTCGAAACAAGGAAGTTGCTTTATATGCTGATCCGAGGGGTGTGCTTCATGAGCCACAATTGCTAAGTTATGAAGAGAGCTGCGAGCTGTTGGAGAAAATTTCATTATCTGGGAGAGAAAATATAG AGCCAATGTTAATCACGAAGCTAGAGGCTATTGGGAAGCAGATGGTCGTAAGGTGTGGAGGTTTACCTCTAGAAATAACAGTTCTAGGAGGACTTCTGGCAACGAAAAGTACATTGAACGAGTGGCAAAGAGTACACGAGAACATCAAATCATATGTTTCAAATGGAGGTAGTGGCAGTGGAAGTAAGAGCATGCTGGTTGCAGATGTTTTGTGCTTGAGTTATGAGTACTTGCCTTCCCATTTAAAGCAATGTTTCCTCTACTTTGCTCATTATCCTGAAAACTATGAGGTTCATGTGGAAACATTGGTTAGTTATTGGATTGCAGAGGAAATGGTTATGCCTGTAAAACACACAGAGGATGGCACGACAGTAGAAGATATTGGGCAAGATTATCTCGAAGAATTAGTAAGGAGAAGCATGGTTATGGTTGGGAGGAGGGACATTGTAACTTCGGAAGTCATGACATGTCGTATGCATGACCTCATGAGGGAGGTTTGTTTAAATAAAGCAGAGCAAGAAAGCTTTGTGCAAGTTATTGATTCAAGGGATCCAGATGAAGCTGAGGGTTTCCCATCTCTTTCAACCAATACATCTCGTAGAATTGCTGTGCAGTTACATGGTGGTGCAGAGGAACACCGGATCAAGAGACTTTCACAGGTGAACTACATAAATCCTCGGTTTAGGTCTCTTGTGTATATTATGAAGAAACAAGGAAATTCATGGGCACTTCTAGGGAAGGTTTCCTTCAGAAAGATGAAACATCTTAGAGTTCTTGATCTCGAGGGAGCTCAAATTGAGGGAGGGAAGTTGCCAGATGACGTAGGAGATCTCATCCATTTGAGAAACCTAAGTCTGAGATTGACAAACGTGAAAGAACTCACATCATCTATTGGAAACTTAAAGTTAATGATTACTCTAGATTTGTTCGTTAAGGGGAAACTGTGTATTCCAAACGTGATATGGAAGCTGCAGCGGCTGAGACATCTGTGTATGCCTTCAGATCTTGATCCAAAAACGAAGCTGGACTTGAGTACTCTAAGAAACCTGCAGCAACTATGGGATTTTCCTGTTGGACAATGCAATCCAAGGGATCTTTTAGCAATGACAAGTCTTAGAAGATTGTCGATCAATCTATCTTCGCAGAATACAGACTTCGAGGCGGTATCTTCTCTAAGTACAGTCTTGAAACGTCTCCGTGGCTTGACAATAAACGTTCCCTGCGAACCTTTGCTTCCACCGGTAGATGTAACACAGTTGGTTTCTGCATTTACTAATCTCTCTGAACTGGAACTGTTTCTTAGACTAGAGAAGCTCCCAGGAGAACAAAGTTTTTCGCCTGATGTTGGTGCTTTACGTTTGTGGCAATGCGGACTAGTGGATGACCCGTTTCAGGTTCTTGAGAGGCTTCCAAACTTAAAGATTCTCCAACTGTTTGAAGGATCATTTGTGGGTAGTAAACTTTATTGTTCCAAAAATGGTTTTCCTCACCTGCATTCTTTGACATTGTCACAGCTTGAGAATCTAGAGGAGTGGACTGTAGAAGACGGTGCCATGATGCGTCTTGTCTCCATAGAGTTAAAAAGCTGTAAGAAACTGAAGTCAGTTCCTGAAGCAACGAGGTTCCTGAAGAATCTACAAGAAGTGGAGATTGGTAACATGACAAAGACATTTAAGGATAAGCTGATCTCTGGTGGTGAAGATTTCTACAAGGTTCAACATGTGCCTTCTGTTGTTTTTGAGTATTGTGACCTTTAA
- the LOC104758327 gene encoding putative disease resistance protein At1g50180 isoform X2 has product MAEAVVSVTVQKLGELLLEEPLLLFGIGDQVKQLQDELKRLKCFLKDADEKQQKSERVRNWVAGIREASYDAEDILEAFFLKAESRKQKGMTRVLRRLACILNEAVSLHSVGSEIREITSRLSKITTSMLNYGIKEAMGREGLSLSDSQREQRQSFPYVVEHNLVGLEQSLEKLVNDLVSGSEKLRVTSICGMGGLGKTTLAKQIFHHHRVRRHFDRFAWVYVSQDCRRRHVWQEIFLNLSYKDENQRILNLRDEQLGEELHRFLKRNKCLIVLDDIWGKDAWDCLKHVFPHETGSEIILTTRNKEVALYADPRGVLHEPQLLSYEESCELLEKISLSGRENIEPMLITKLEAIGKQMVVRCGGLPLEITVLGGLLATKSTLNEWQRVHENIKSYVSNGGSGSGSKSMLVADVLCLSYEYLPSHLKQCFLYFAHYPENYEVHVETLVSYWIAEEMVMPVKHTEDGTTVEDIGQDYLEELVRRSMVMVGRRDIVTSEVMTCRMHDLMREVCLNKAEQESFVQVIDSRDPDEAEGFPSLSTNTSRRIAVQLHGGAEEHRIKRLSQVNYINPRFRSLVYIMKKQGNSWALLGKVSFRKMKHLRVLDLEGAQIEGGKLPDDVGDLIHLRNLSLRLTNVKELTSSIGNLKLMITLDLFVKGKLCIPNVIWKLQRLRHLCMPSDLDPKTKLDLSTLRNLQQLWDFPVGQCNPRDLLAMTSLRRLSINLSSQNTDFEAVSSLSTVLKRLRGLTINVPCEPLLPPVDVTQLVSAFTNLSELELFLRLEKLPGEQSFSPDVGALRLWQCGLVDDPFQVLERLPNLKILQLFEGSFVGSKLYCSKNGFPHLHSLTLSQLENLEEWTVEDGAMMRLVSIELKSCKKLKSVPEATRFLKNLQEVEIGNMTKTFKDKLISGGEDFYKVQHVPSVVFEYCDL; this is encoded by the exons ATGGCAGAAGCTGTTGTTTCTGTTACAGTGCAGAAGCTAGGAGAGTTGCTCTTGGAAGAACCGTTGCTCTTGTTCGGTATAGGTGACCAAGTGAAGCAGCTGCAAGACGAATTGAAGCGTTTGAAGTGTTTCTTGAAAGATGCAGATGAAAAGCAGCAAAAAAGTGAGAGAGTACGTAACTGGGTTGCAGGCATTAGAGAAGCTTCTTATGATGCAGAGGATATACTCGAGGCGTTTTTCCTCAAAGCAGAATCAAGGAAACAAAAAGGGATGACAAGGGTGCTTAGGAGGCTTGCGTGCATATTGAACGAGGCGGTTTCACTTCATAGTGTTGGCTCAGAGATTAGAGAGATCACCTCCAGGCTTTCTAAGATAACAACAAGCATGCTAAATTACGGTATAAAAGAAGCTATGGGCAGAGAAGGTTTGAGTTTATCTGATAGTCAAAGAGAACAAAGACAGTCGTTTCCATATGTTGTTGAGCATAATCTTGTCGGGTTAGAGCAGAGTCTTGAGAAGTTAGTGAACGATTTAGTTTCCGGAAGTGAGAAACTAAGAGTCACGTCCATATGTGGAATGGGTGGTTTGGGGAAAACGACTTTGGCCAAACAGATTTTTCATCACCACAGAGTGAGGCGTCATTTCGATAGGTTTGCTTGGGTATATGTTTCTCAAGACTGTAGACGGAGACATGTTTGGCAAGAGATTTTTCTGAATCTCAGCTACAAGGATGAGAATCAGCGGATACTCAACTTGAGGGATGAACAGCTTGGAGAGGAGTTGCATCGGTTCTTAAAAAGGAATAAATGCCTCATTGTGCTTGATGATATATGGGGAAAAGATGCTTGGGATTGTCTAAAACACGTCTTTCCACATGAAACAG GAAGCGAAATAATACTCACCACTCGAAACAAGGAAGTTGCTTTATATGCTGATCCGAGGGGTGTGCTTCATGAGCCACAATTGCTAAGTTATGAAGAGAGCTGCGAGCTGTTGGAGAAAATTTCATTATCTGGGAGAGAAAATATAG AGCCAATGTTAATCACGAAGCTAGAGGCTATTGGGAAGCAGATGGTCGTAAGGTGTGGAGGTTTACCTCTAGAAATAACAGTTCTAGGAGGACTTCTGGCAACGAAAAGTACATTGAACGAGTGGCAAAGAGTACACGAGAACATCAAATCATATGTTTCAAATGGAGGTAGTGGCAGTGGAAGTAAGAGCATGCTGGTTGCAGATGTTTTGTGCTTGAGTTATGAGTACTTGCCTTCCCATTTAAAGCAATGTTTCCTCTACTTTGCTCATTATCCTGAAAACTATGAGGTTCATGTGGAAACATTGGTTAGTTATTGGATTGCAGAGGAAATGGTTATGCCTGTAAAACACACAGAGGATGGCACGACAGTAGAAGATATTGGGCAAGATTATCTCGAAGAATTAGTAAGGAGAAGCATGGTTATGGTTGGGAGGAGGGACATTGTAACTTCGGAAGTCATGACATGTCGTATGCATGACCTCATGAGGGAGGTTTGTTTAAATAAAGCAGAGCAAGAAAGCTTTGTGCAAGTTATTGATTCAAGGGATCCAGATGAAGCTGAGGGTTTCCCATCTCTTTCAACCAATACATCTCGTAGAATTGCTGTGCAGTTACATGGTGGTGCAGAGGAACACCGGATCAAGAGACTTTCACAGGTGAACTACATAAATCCTCGGTTTAGGTCTCTTGTGTATATTATGAAGAAACAAGGAAATTCATGGGCACTTCTAGGGAAGGTTTCCTTCAGAAAGATGAAACATCTTAGAGTTCTTGATCTCGAGGGAGCTCAAATTGAGGGAGGGAAGTTGCCAGATGACGTAGGAGATCTCATCCATTTGAGAAACCTAAGTCTGAGATTGACAAACGTGAAAGAACTCACATCATCTATTGGAAACTTAAAGTTAATGATTACTCTAGATTTGTTCGTTAAGGGGAAACTGTGTATTCCAAACGTGATATGGAAGCTGCAGCGGCTGAGACATCTGTGTATGCCTTCAGATCTTGATCCAAAAACGAAGCTGGACTTGAGTACTCTAAGAAACCTGCAGCAACTATGGGATTTTCCTGTTGGACAATGCAATCCAAGGGATCTTTTAGCAATGACAAGTCTTAGAAGATTGTCGATCAATCTATCTTCGCAGAATACAGACTTCGAGGCGGTATCTTCTCTAAGTACAGTCTTGAAACGTCTCCGTGGCTTGACAATAAACGTTCCCTGCGAACCTTTGCTTCCACCGGTAGATGTAACACAGTTGGTTTCTGCATTTACTAATCTCTCTGAACTGGAACTGTTTCTTAGACTAGAGAAGCTCCCAGGAGAACAAAGTTTTTCGCCTGATGTTGGTGCTTTACGTTTGTGGCAATGCGGACTAGTGGATGACCCGTTTCAGGTTCTTGAGAGGCTTCCAAACTTAAAGATTCTCCAACTGTTTGAAGGATCATTTGTGGGTAGTAAACTTTATTGTTCCAAAAATGGTTTTCCTCACCTGCATTCTTTGACATTGTCACAGCTTGAGAATCTAGAGGAGTGGACTGTAGAAGACGGTGCCATGATGCGTCTTGTCTCCATAGAGTTAAAAAGCTGTAAGAAACTGAAGTCAGTTCCTGAAGCAACGAGGTTCCTGAAGAATCTACAAGAAGTGGAGATTGGTAACATGACAAAGACATTTAAGGATAAGCTGATCTCTGGTGGTGAAGATTTCTACAAGGTTCAACATGTGCCTTCTGTTGTTTTTGAGTATTGTGACCTTTAA
- the LOC104758329 gene encoding uncharacterized protein LOC104758329 — translation MPDGNLEKCKFCQRNIESDRYHCSICNFSIHFLCSTINPPPLTIENLKSHDHTLTLFPRRVPLPCDACGFPLDGIFDHAYACLLCNYMVHRKCIYLPRVIKITRHIHRLSHISSVVPSGGLPCGVCRKTVDVNYGQYSCNKGCHYTVHSKCATRKEVWDGKDLEGVPEEEEEEIEPFVRIDEETIQHFSHDHHYLKIHHHENNDNHENKFCQACILPITASDSFYSCVQCAFVLHETCACLPRKMHHPLHKHPLTLFHPFSPYPDKLLEEYCSRGYFKCFCCERYCCGFMYKCSENNCHFQVDARCASVPDPVTHSCHPHDHPFIFNFTQGKCIGCKSRNCSRMYLECTQCKSFLGLNCATLPCVAHYKHDKHPLTLCFGEEETTNLQHWCDICEAKLDATKWFYSCNPCGVTLHVTCLLGNQVYMKPNHIIEMFCENINITRNTGNTRPTCDRCGDHCANTLVFKWQDEIFCSLLCCQMSM, via the coding sequence ATGCCAGATGGGAATCttgaaaaatgcaaattttGTCAGAGAAATATTGAAAGCGATCGCTATCATTGTTCTATCTGCAATTTCAGCATTCACTTCCTCTGTTCCACAATAAATCCACCACCTCTCACTATCGAAAACCTTAAAAGCCATGACCACACTCTTACCCTCTTTCCTAGACGAGTCCCTTTGCCATGTGATGCTTGTGGCTTCCCTCTTGATGGTATCTTTGACCATGCTTATGCATGTCTACTTTGTAACTACATGGTCCATAGAAAATGTATCTACTTACCTCGCGTTATTAAGATCACCCGTCACATACATCGTCTCTCTCACATCTCCTCTGTTGTTCCCTCTGGTGGGCTCCCTTGTGGTGTTTGTCGCAAAACGGTTGACGTCAATTACGGACAATACTCTTGCAACAAGGGATGCCACTATACTGTTCATTCGAAATGTGCAACAAGGAAAGAAGTGTGGGATGGGAAAGATCTTGAAGGAGTGcctgaagaggaagaggaagagattgagCCATTCGTGAgaattgatgaagagacaattcAACATTTCAGTCATGATCATCACTATCTAAAGATCCATCACCATGAGAACAATGACAATCATGAAAACAAGTTTTGCCAAGCCTGCATACTCCCGATAACAGCTTCAGATAGCTTCTACAGCTGTGTCCAATGCGCCTTTGTTCTCCACGAAACATGTGCATGCCTCCCTCGCAAAATGCACCATCCTTTACACAAGCACCCGCTAACCCTCTTCCACCCATTCTCTCCTTATCCTGACAAGCTCCTAGAAGAATATTGTAGCAGAGGCTACTTCAAGTGCTTTTGCTGTGAACGATATTGTTGTGGTTTCATGTATAAATGCAGTGAAAACAATTGTCACTTTCAAGTAGATGCAAGGTGCGCGTCGGTCCCTGATCCTGTAACCCACAGCTGCCATCCACATGACCATCCCTTCATCTTCAATTTCACTCAAGGTAAATGCATTGGTTGTAAGTCTAGAAACTGCTCTCGTATGTACTTGGAGTGTACTCAATGCAAGTCCTTTTTGGGTCTTAATTGCGCTACCTTGCCTTGTGTGGCTCACTACAAACATGATAAGCATCCACTCACTCTTTgctttggagaagaagagacaacaaATCTCCAACATTGGTGCGATATTTGTGAGGCGAAATTAGATGCAACGAAATGGTTCTACTCATGTAACCCTTGTGGAGTCACTCTTCACGTTACATGTTTATTGGGAAATCAGGTCTACATGAAGCCAAACCATATCATCGAAATGTTTTGTGAAAATATCAACATTACACGCAACACTGGTAACACTAGACCAACGTGTGATAGATGTGGAGATCATTGCGCAAACACATTGGTATTCAAGTGGCaagatgaaattttttgttctctcttgtGTTGTCAAATGAGTATGTGA
- the LOC104758326 gene encoding sirohydrochlorin ferrochelatase, chloroplastic isoform X2 has protein sequence MAAKMTTQSQFLVNLSYGIASQRADNRVSSSSCQITRTNRSWALPVSLKVEKFRSQRGRRRRGSPCFGSFENGGLLRNGIGDADGIIIVDHGSRRRESNLMLEEFVKMFKDKTGYPIVEPAHMELAEPSIKDAFSLCVQKGAKRVVVSPFFLFPGRHWLKDIPSLTADAAKEFSGISYLITAPLGLHNLLMDVVNDRIQHCLSHVEGDADECLVCAGTNKCKLYNSS, from the exons ATGGCGGCGAAGATGACGACTCAGTCGCAGTTCTTGGTGAACCTCTCTTACGGCATCGCCTCCCAAAG AGCGGATAATCGTGTCTCATCTTCATCTTGTCAAATTACACGAACGAATCGGTCATGGGCTTTGCCAGTGTCCTTAAAAGTCGAGAAATTTCGATCCCAacgaggaaggagaagaagaggatcacCATGTTTTGGGAGCTTTGAGAACGGAGGGTTGCTCAGAAATGGGATCGGTGATGCAGATGGGATTATAATTGTTGATCACGGTTCTCGTCGCCGAGAATCCAATCTTATGCTTG AGGAGTTTGTGAAAATGTTCAAAGACAAAACTGGATACCCTATTGTGGAGCCTGCTCATATG GAACTGGCTGAGCCATCTATAAAAGATGCATTCAGTTTGTGTGTACAAAAAGGGGCAAAACGTGTGGTTGTGAGCCCATTTTTTCTGTTTCCTGGAAGACATTGGCTTAAG GACATTCCCTCGTTGACGGCTGATGCTGCAAAGGAGTTCTCTGGCATCTCATACCTCATAACTGCACCTCTCGGCCTTCATAATCTCCTCATG GACGTTGTGAACGACAGAATCCAACATTGCTTGAGCCATGTTGAAGGTGATGCTGACGAGTGTCTGGTTTGTGCTGGAACAAACAAGTGCAAGCTCTACAATAGTTCTTAG
- the LOC104758328 gene encoding uncharacterized protein LOC104758328 produces MVHRRCIYLPRAIKITRHQHRLSHTSSLVPSGDELSCGVCRKLVDVNYGQFSCNKGCHYAVHSKCATNIEVWDGKDLEGVPEEEEEEVMEPFVRIDEETIQHFSHDHHYLKIHHGNENHGNKFCQACILQITVSDSFYSCVQCEFVLHETCACFPRKKCHSLHKHPLTLFHSQSPHLNELESHYYDLGFFVCNGCGGHCCGFIYTCCEEGCEFQLDVRCASLPDPIIHDCHPHDHPLYFNFTQGECMACKSTLDSRKFLECIECRTFLCLKCATLPRLAHYKHDKHPLTLCCGEEKTTDLQYWCEICESVMDAKKWFYTCNSYSVTLHVECLLGVVVYMKPNHLIRMHEGAESILIVYNSGNSRPVCIECKRRCGDTLLVKSSGNNYCTIDCYFDIYAYHF; encoded by the coding sequence ATGGTCCACAGAAGATGTATTTACTTACCTCGGGCTATTAAGATCACCCGTCACCAACATCGCCTCTCTCACACTTCCTCCCTTGTTCCTTCTGGTGATGAGCTCTCTTGTGGTGTTTGTCGTAAGCTCGTTGACGTTAATTACGGTCAGTTCTCTTGCAATAAAGGATGCCACTATGCTGTCCACTCGAAATGTGCAACAAATATAGAAGTGTGGGATGGGAAAGATCTTGAAGGAgtgcctgaagaagaagaagaagaagttatggAGCCATTCGTGAGGATTGATGAAGAGACGATACAACATTTCAGTCATGACCATCACTATCTAAAGATCCATCATGGGAATGAGAACCATGGAAACAAGTTTTGCCAAGCCTGCATCCTTCAGATAACAGTTTCAGATAGCTTCTATAGTTGTGTCCAATGTGAATTTGTTCTCCACGAAACATGTGCTTGCTTTCCACGCAAGAAATGCCATTCGCTACACAAGCACCCACTCACCCTCTTCCATTCACAATCTCCTCATCTCAACGAGCTCGAGTCTCATTATTATGACCTAGGCTTCTTCGTGTGCAATGGTTGTGGTGGACATTGTTGTGGTTTCATTTACACGTGTTGTGAAGAGGGTTGTGAATTTCAACTGGACGTAAGGTGTGCTTCGCTTCCTGATCCTATTATCCATGACTGTCATCCACATGATCACCCTCTCTACTTCAATTTCACCCAAGGTGAATGCATGGCTTGTAAGAGTACTTTAGATTCAAGAAAGTTCTTAGAATGTATTGAGTGCAGGACTTTTTTGTGTCTCAAGTGTGCTACTCTGCCTCGTTTGGCTCACTACAAGCACGATAAACACCCACTCACTCTTTGCTGCGGAGAAGAGAAGACAACAGATCTCCAGTATTGGTGCGAGATTTGTGAATCAGTCATGGATGCGAAAAAGTGGTTCTACACATGTAACTCTTATTCAGTCACTCTTCACGTTGAGTGCTTACTGGGAGTTGTGGTCTACATGAAACCAAACCATTTGATCAGGATGCATGAAGGTGCTGAAAGTATTCTTATTGTATACAACAGTGGTAACTCTAGACCAGTGTGTATTGAATGTAAACGCCGTTGTGGAGACACTTTGCTAGTCAAGTCGTCTGGGAATAACTATTGTACGATCGATTGTTACTTCGATATTTATGCCTACCATTTCTGA
- the LOC104758326 gene encoding sirohydrochlorin ferrochelatase, chloroplastic isoform X1 encodes MAAKMTTQSQFLVNLSYGIASQSNLRADNRVSSSSCQITRTNRSWALPVSLKVEKFRSQRGRRRRGSPCFGSFENGGLLRNGIGDADGIIIVDHGSRRRESNLMLEEFVKMFKDKTGYPIVEPAHMELAEPSIKDAFSLCVQKGAKRVVVSPFFLFPGRHWLKDIPSLTADAAKEFSGISYLITAPLGLHNLLMDVVNDRIQHCLSHVEGDADECLVCAGTNKCKLYNSS; translated from the exons ATGGCGGCGAAGATGACGACTCAGTCGCAGTTCTTGGTGAACCTCTCTTACGGCATCGCCTCCCAAAG CAATCTCAGAGCGGATAATCGTGTCTCATCTTCATCTTGTCAAATTACACGAACGAATCGGTCATGGGCTTTGCCAGTGTCCTTAAAAGTCGAGAAATTTCGATCCCAacgaggaaggagaagaagaggatcacCATGTTTTGGGAGCTTTGAGAACGGAGGGTTGCTCAGAAATGGGATCGGTGATGCAGATGGGATTATAATTGTTGATCACGGTTCTCGTCGCCGAGAATCCAATCTTATGCTTG AGGAGTTTGTGAAAATGTTCAAAGACAAAACTGGATACCCTATTGTGGAGCCTGCTCATATG GAACTGGCTGAGCCATCTATAAAAGATGCATTCAGTTTGTGTGTACAAAAAGGGGCAAAACGTGTGGTTGTGAGCCCATTTTTTCTGTTTCCTGGAAGACATTGGCTTAAG GACATTCCCTCGTTGACGGCTGATGCTGCAAAGGAGTTCTCTGGCATCTCATACCTCATAACTGCACCTCTCGGCCTTCATAATCTCCTCATG GACGTTGTGAACGACAGAATCCAACATTGCTTGAGCCATGTTGAAGGTGATGCTGACGAGTGTCTGGTTTGTGCTGGAACAAACAAGTGCAAGCTCTACAATAGTTCTTAG